A section of the Deinococcus hopiensis KR-140 genome encodes:
- the nagA gene encoding N-acetylglucosamine-6-phosphate deacetylase, whose translation MEHVWIENVRVIADGGLIDNGAVHVVNGRIEAVVSGLARRTAGAAVLDGGGRLLIPGMIDVHIHGANGKDMMDGTRESIEEVSRVCAATGCTSFLATSVSSTMNALVQLVERVKDVVGQEPGAVIAGIHAEGPYLNVKRKGMQNEAHLRHPDLTEMHTVLEHAGPLMKMVTLAPELPGGLEMTRFLRGRGIVVAVAHSDATYDEAVAAFQQGASHVTHCFNGMRPIHHREPGVIVAAFEQPHVSVQAIVDHVHLHPAIVRMMHRMKGPGGMVLITDALQAMGLGDGEYQFGGHAVTVRGGVARLADGTLASSTVTMNEALRNTVGIGISLVDAVTMAATTPADVLGLSHKGRIAVGADADMVLLDEAYQVYWTMIGGQLVFRADAGVTAPPAEAHRLT comes from the coding sequence ATGGAACATGTATGGATTGAAAACGTCCGTGTGATCGCCGATGGCGGCCTGATTGACAACGGAGCCGTGCACGTCGTCAATGGCCGGATCGAGGCCGTCGTCTCCGGTCTGGCCCGGCGGACGGCCGGGGCGGCCGTCCTGGACGGGGGAGGCCGGCTGCTGATTCCCGGGATGATCGACGTACATATTCACGGCGCCAACGGCAAGGACATGATGGACGGAACCCGCGAGAGCATCGAGGAAGTCTCGCGTGTCTGTGCCGCCACCGGCTGCACCTCCTTTCTGGCGACCTCCGTCAGCTCGACCATGAACGCCCTGGTGCAACTGGTTGAGCGGGTCAAGGACGTGGTCGGGCAGGAGCCTGGGGCCGTCATTGCGGGCATCCACGCGGAGGGACCCTACCTGAACGTAAAGCGCAAAGGGATGCAAAACGAGGCCCACTTGCGTCATCCCGACCTCACCGAGATGCACACGGTACTGGAGCACGCTGGCCCCCTCATGAAAATGGTGACCCTGGCCCCCGAATTGCCCGGCGGGCTGGAGATGACCCGGTTCCTCCGCGGGCGCGGGATCGTCGTCGCCGTTGCCCACTCAGACGCCACGTACGACGAAGCGGTGGCCGCCTTCCAGCAGGGGGCCAGTCACGTTACCCACTGCTTTAACGGTATGCGCCCCATCCACCACCGTGAACCCGGCGTGATCGTCGCGGCCTTTGAGCAACCGCACGTCAGCGTGCAGGCCATCGTGGATCACGTTCACCTGCACCCAGCCATTGTCCGCATGATGCACCGCATGAAAGGCCCTGGCGGCATGGTGCTGATCACCGACGCACTCCAGGCGATGGGCCTGGGCGACGGGGAATACCAGTTCGGCGGTCACGCCGTCACCGTGCGGGGCGGGGTGGCCCGCCTCGCGGACGGTACCCTGGCGTCAAGCACCGTCACGATGAACGAGGCGCTCAGGAATACAGTCGGAATCGGTATTTCTCTGGTTGATGCGGTGACCATGGCCGCAACCACTCCGGCCGACGTACTCGGCCTTTCCCACAAGGGACGCATCGCGGTGGGTGCCGACGCAGACATGGTGCTGCTCGATGAGGCGTACCAGGTCTACTGGACGATGATCGGCGGACAGCTCGTCTTTCGGGCGGACGCCGGCGTCACGGCCCCCCCTGCTGAAGCCCACCGCCTGACCTGA
- a CDS encoding IS110 family transposase, producing the protein MNPRQVRHFSRALGQHAKTDRLDAVLLARFAQTLQPEVQVPGDASQRALEALLARRRQVVDLLTMERNRLHSSRDPYVQANLQEVIGELEGRRKQLDQALQQAVQCDPKFQATYTMLTSAPGVGPVMAFTLLAQLPELGSLSRQKIANLVGALPTQPGQWQSPWSPKNLGWTR; encoded by the coding sequence TTGAATCCACGTCAGGTCCGTCATTTCTCTCGTGCACTCGGCCAGCACGCGAAAACAGACCGGCTGGATGCCGTGCTGCTGGCTCGGTTTGCTCAGACCCTGCAACCCGAAGTCCAAGTGCCTGGAGATGCGTCGCAACGCGCGCTGGAGGCATTGCTGGCCCGCCGACGTCAGGTCGTTGATCTCCTGACCATGGAACGCAACCGACTGCACAGCAGTCGGGATCCGTATGTACAGGCTAATCTACAAGAGGTGATCGGAGAGCTCGAAGGACGTCGAAAACAGCTCGACCAGGCCTTGCAACAAGCGGTGCAATGCGATCCGAAGTTCCAGGCCACGTACACCATGCTGACGTCGGCACCAGGGGTCGGTCCAGTCATGGCATTCACGTTGCTTGCTCAACTTCCCGAGCTGGGCTCGCTCTCCAGGCAGAAGATTGCCAACCTGGTTGGCGCCCTGCCCACTCAACCGGGACAGTGGCAAAGCCCGTGGTCACCGAAAAATCTGGGGTGGACGCGCTGA
- a CDS encoding class I SAM-dependent methyltransferase encodes MSQPTFVGSIPQLYEQYLVPLIFQPYAVDLAARTVAVQPRRVLEVAAGTGAVTRELAKALPPSTSIVATDLSEAMLDQAIGRGTVRHVTWQLADVMKLPFPDAEFDTVVCQFGVMFFPEKAQALAEARRVLRPGGQLIFSVWAGLEYNDFACTVVKAVDTLFPQNPLRFVKSVPHGYHDTAVIAQDLALAGFTRNPAVTIVAKVSSAASPHIPTVAFCWGTPMRTELEARGPGTLDAATTVATRAVTEQFGSGEVEGKLQAYVICAIR; translated from the coding sequence ATGTCACAGCCGACTTTCGTAGGCTCGATTCCTCAACTGTACGAACAGTACCTCGTTCCACTCATCTTTCAACCGTACGCGGTGGACCTCGCTGCCCGTACCGTTGCCGTTCAACCTCGGCGGGTTCTTGAAGTGGCCGCGGGTACAGGGGCCGTGACCCGAGAACTGGCAAAAGCATTGCCGCCATCCACGTCCATCGTTGCGACTGACCTGAGCGAAGCGATGCTCGATCAAGCAATAGGCAGAGGAACTGTACGGCACGTGACGTGGCAGTTGGCCGATGTCATGAAGCTTCCTTTCCCGGATGCTGAGTTCGACACGGTGGTCTGCCAATTTGGCGTGATGTTCTTTCCGGAGAAGGCCCAAGCATTGGCAGAAGCCCGGCGGGTATTGCGCCCGGGTGGGCAGCTCATCTTTAGCGTTTGGGCAGGACTTGAATACAACGATTTTGCATGCACAGTCGTTAAGGCCGTTGACACGTTGTTTCCGCAAAACCCCCTCCGGTTTGTAAAGAGCGTCCCGCATGGATACCACGATACGGCTGTCATCGCTCAGGACCTTGCGTTGGCTGGATTCACGCGTAACCCTGCGGTCACCATCGTCGCCAAGGTCAGTTCGGCTGCCTCTCCCCACATTCCCACAGTCGCCTTCTGCTGGGGCACACCTATGCGCACTGAACTTGAGGCACGTGGCCCAGGCACACTTGACGCAGCGACGACCGTAGCGACAAGAGCGGTGACCGAGCAGTTCGGTTCCGGGGAAGTCGAAGGGAAGCTTCAGGCATACGTTATCTGTGCAATTCGCTAG
- a CDS encoding transposase has product MAPCPLNRDSGKARGHRKIWGGRAEVRQVLYMSAVSAVRWNPTLRTVFDQLIQKGKPTKVALVACMRKLLVYLNARVRDQIPWHVQPAPWPTLRLAAFSTEEVGRALCRHVVCAGTTTAHPSTFTP; this is encoded by the coding sequence TTGGCGCCCTGCCCACTCAACCGGGACAGTGGCAAAGCCCGTGGTCACCGAAAAATCTGGGGTGGACGCGCTGAGGTGCGTCAAGTGCTGTACATGTCAGCGGTCTCAGCGGTGCGCTGGAATCCAACGCTCAGGACCGTGTTTGATCAGTTGATCCAGAAGGGCAAACCGACGAAAGTCGCGCTGGTCGCCTGTATGCGCAAATTGCTGGTCTACCTGAATGCCAGGGTACGTGATCAGATCCCCTGGCATGTTCAACCTGCTCCCTGGCCGACATTACGCCTTGCCGCCTTCTCAACCGAGGAGGTGGGTCGTGCGTTGTGCCGGCACGTCGTGTGTGCCGGTACAACCACTGCCCACCCCTCGACCTTTACCCCTTGA
- a CDS encoding ASCH domain-containing protein → MKLSPHVHAFVRQAEEQTGEQFQPQYVFAFGDSPALKDELLALVLYGEKRATATLVEGFALDGEAEPQPGDVSVVLDGRGTPRAIIRTVEVRRVPFAAVDAAFAWDEAEGDRSLEVWQEGHRRYFGREAQRLGIEFNGESLVFCERFELVYAPPPPQG, encoded by the coding sequence ATGAAGTTGAGCCCGCATGTGCATGCCTTCGTCCGTCAAGCTGAAGAGCAGACTGGAGAGCAGTTCCAGCCACAGTACGTCTTTGCATTCGGGGACAGTCCCGCTTTGAAAGACGAGTTGCTTGCCCTTGTTCTCTACGGCGAAAAGCGGGCAACGGCCACACTCGTCGAGGGTTTTGCCTTGGACGGAGAGGCAGAACCGCAGCCGGGAGACGTCTCAGTTGTCCTGGACGGACGGGGAACGCCCAGGGCCATCATTCGAACGGTAGAGGTGAGGCGCGTCCCCTTCGCCGCTGTTGACGCAGCGTTTGCATGGGACGAAGCAGAAGGGGACCGTTCGCTGGAAGTCTGGCAAGAAGGGCATAGACGCTACTTTGGTCGGGAAGCCCAGCGGCTGGGCATTGAATTCAACGGCGAAAGCCTCGTGTTCTGCGAGCGGTTTGAGCTCGTCTATGCCCCTCCCCCGCCACAGGGCTGA
- a CDS encoding NAD(P)/FAD-dependent oxidoreductase has product MLERSVEEWDVVVVGAGPAGLRAARTATLGGARTLVLEKADAVGVPVRTSGGSFIAELEKLGVPARLYHPISRIRFVGPRSEAVYGYDQPVTCVLDVRGLYQHLAQEAIAAGVTVRLKARVEAPLRENGKIVGVRFRDGLSGQVREVRAHLVVDASGHAALVAQRAGVHPGFRSVGYGAELDLFAPEFDEREAVLFVGSGVAPRGYAWAFPYGGSRVRLGVGVTRPHTELDPRAYLEPVAKRLPSLRGASPVEVHAGLVPATAPGTVPLVADGLLVVGDAAGQVSSLVGEGIRYVMRAGDLAGAIAAQAVRAQDASSSFLERYAQAWQREFGRNLRLAHAVHERMVSYDDAAWEERLPLLRAIPPKPFARLLSGDFSPGLLLELGTRHPRLMATAGQLMAARVGRRAEEAFGGVNPSEPMP; this is encoded by the coding sequence ATGCTCGAACGTTCGGTGGAGGAATGGGATGTCGTTGTGGTGGGGGCTGGACCAGCTGGGCTGCGGGCGGCCCGCACAGCCACCCTTGGCGGCGCACGGACGCTGGTGCTTGAGAAGGCGGACGCTGTGGGCGTTCCCGTGCGGACGAGCGGCGGCAGCTTTATCGCTGAGCTCGAGAAGCTCGGCGTGCCCGCGCGTCTCTACCATCCCATCAGCCGCATCCGTTTCGTCGGTCCGCGCAGTGAAGCGGTCTACGGGTACGATCAGCCCGTCACCTGCGTTCTCGACGTCCGGGGTCTCTACCAACACCTCGCGCAGGAGGCCATCGCCGCGGGCGTGACCGTTCGCCTGAAGGCACGGGTTGAGGCGCCGCTCCGCGAGAATGGGAAGATCGTCGGGGTGCGCTTCCGCGATGGACTTTCCGGCCAGGTACGTGAGGTGCGGGCCCACCTCGTCGTGGACGCGAGTGGGCACGCCGCTCTGGTGGCCCAGCGCGCAGGGGTGCATCCTGGTTTTCGCAGCGTGGGCTACGGTGCAGAGCTCGATCTCTTCGCGCCAGAGTTCGACGAGCGTGAAGCGGTGCTGTTCGTCGGCTCAGGGGTTGCCCCCCGGGGGTACGCCTGGGCCTTCCCGTACGGAGGCAGCCGGGTACGTCTGGGCGTCGGCGTGACCCGGCCACACACGGAGCTCGACCCCCGCGCTTACCTTGAGCCCGTCGCAAAGCGGCTGCCGAGTTTACGTGGGGCCAGTCCTGTTGAGGTGCATGCAGGCCTTGTGCCCGCCACCGCTCCCGGCACCGTCCCGCTCGTTGCCGACGGCCTCCTGGTGGTCGGCGACGCGGCCGGGCAGGTCTCGAGTCTCGTCGGTGAGGGCATTCGTTACGTGATGCGGGCGGGTGACCTCGCAGGGGCTATAGCGGCCCAGGCCGTTCGCGCGCAGGACGCTTCGTCCAGCTTCCTTGAGCGCTACGCCCAAGCTTGGCAGCGCGAGTTTGGGCGCAATCTGCGGCTCGCTCACGCCGTCCATGAGCGGATGGTGTCGTACGATGACGCGGCCTGGGAGGAACGCCTTCCCCTGTTGAGGGCCATCCCACCTAAACCTTTCGCCCGGCTGCTCTCCGGCGATTTCTCACCAGGGCTCCTGCTCGAACTCGGGACGCGTCATCCGCGGCTCATGGCGACAGCAGGGCAACTGATGGCAGCGCGCGTAGGACGACGGGCGGAGGAGGCGTTCGGCGGCGTGAATCCCAGCGAGCCTATGCCCTGA
- a CDS encoding DUF6006 family protein yields MKRTLMTLAVFSLTSASYASQVAGAWYFGRWSCVIDGRAAQMVWEVVDDSRTSCNGDTCSTSSGAAIRGWFKDGNGPWVKLTDRSAVGPDLRFTYTGDNTRWFLRYNRDTRVANGNTVWRGNAYPLNCVQGRG; encoded by the coding sequence ATGAAACGCACTCTTATGACACTGGCTGTCTTCTCCCTGACGTCTGCTTCGTACGCCTCACAAGTGGCAGGTGCATGGTACTTCGGCCGTTGGAGTTGCGTGATCGATGGGCGCGCCGCCCAGATGGTCTGGGAGGTCGTGGACGACTCCCGAACGAGTTGCAACGGCGATACCTGCTCGACGTCCAGCGGCGCCGCTATTCGCGGATGGTTCAAGGACGGCAACGGACCCTGGGTCAAACTCACTGACCGAAGTGCTGTTGGCCCTGATTTGCGCTTCACGTACACGGGCGACAACACCCGCTGGTTCCTGCGTTATAACCGCGACACCCGGGTAGCGAATGGGAACACGGTGTGGCGCGGCAACGCGTACCCCCTGAACTGCGTTCAGGGCAGAGGCTGA
- a CDS encoding VOC family protein, which translates to MNFDFLGINVPQVHFDLALDVLSRIFGFGVGDRTDNWAFLHAANLKVELFGDGPYVPADRHQSVIPMIRTHDLNRTLDHLHRDPAVNTTLTAEHLTPLGRATYLRLPGGATWALLEEVDHAHDSTGAPPTVAALELRCAHPAQYLSFLTETLDFQVRVNSAGHVVVQQHPDRPRLLLEAAPERLTPVKYRTQAPFYLSFSTTDVDRDSRVLLRAGRPLVSPRTTHAWGGTDVILLDPNNDPIQVVQYPTT; encoded by the coding sequence ATGAACTTCGATTTTCTCGGGATCAACGTTCCACAGGTGCATTTTGACCTTGCGCTTGACGTGCTGAGTCGCATCTTCGGGTTCGGTGTGGGTGATCGGACCGATAACTGGGCGTTCCTTCACGCAGCCAACCTCAAGGTCGAACTGTTCGGTGACGGTCCGTACGTTCCTGCGGACCGTCACCAAAGCGTGATCCCAATGATCCGCACTCATGACCTGAACCGTACCCTGGACCATCTGCACCGTGATCCGGCCGTGAACACCACACTCACCGCCGAGCACCTCACACCGCTTGGGCGCGCCACGTACCTTCGCCTACCTGGCGGCGCAACCTGGGCCCTGCTCGAAGAAGTCGATCATGCACACGACAGCACTGGCGCACCTCCAACCGTCGCGGCGCTGGAACTTCGCTGCGCCCATCCCGCGCAGTACCTGTCCTTTCTGACGGAGACGCTCGACTTCCAGGTGCGCGTCAACTCGGCCGGCCACGTGGTCGTACAGCAGCACCCTGACCGCCCGCGTCTGCTGCTCGAGGCCGCTCCAGAGCGGCTCACGCCCGTTAAGTACCGCACGCAAGCACCGTTTTACCTCAGCTTCAGCACCACCGACGTTGACCGTGACAGTCGGGTGCTGCTTCGGGCGGGCCGGCCGCTTGTCTCACCACGAACGACGCACGCTTGGGGCGGCACCGACGTCATCTTGCTTGACCCGAACAATGACCCGATTCAAGTGGTGCAGTACCCCACGACCTAG
- a CDS encoding HD domain-containing phosphohydrolase — protein MILPVVTLSPNDTFDYQLLFDHAGVGLLEIDFDGCIRRINANGAAFFGRSAEVITGQNVTVLTHPEDIPRTIDALQQVVRGDTSLAVLEKRYVRADGEIVWSRSRVSLLPTRSGPATSVIAVIADITDLKRAQQDLEALNLSLQATLEGGLLGLGIALEARDLETSGHTLRVMQYSLQLGEALGLDAVMLTELKHGASLHDLGKLTIPDAVLLKPGRLDAAEWALMQTHAHNGYEIASRIPTLPRLALDVIRHHHERWDGTGYPDRLAGTDIPLLARIFAVCDVYDALTSERPYKRAWSHQAAVDELRAQRGRQFDAEVVDAFLALFPVVSSLTG, from the coding sequence ATGATCCTGCCCGTTGTTACCCTCAGTCCGAATGACACTTTCGACTATCAATTGCTGTTCGACCACGCTGGCGTCGGCCTCCTGGAGATCGATTTCGACGGTTGCATCCGCCGCATCAACGCCAATGGCGCGGCTTTCTTCGGTCGCTCGGCCGAAGTCATCACCGGGCAGAACGTCACGGTCCTCACCCATCCTGAGGACATTCCCCGGACAATCGACGCTCTCCAGCAGGTCGTCCGAGGTGACACGTCCCTGGCCGTCCTGGAAAAGCGTTACGTCCGTGCAGACGGTGAAATCGTCTGGTCCCGCTCCCGCGTTTCCCTGCTGCCCACACGGTCCGGGCCAGCCACCTCTGTGATCGCCGTTATCGCGGATATTACCGACCTCAAGCGCGCGCAACAGGACCTTGAAGCGCTCAACCTCAGCCTCCAGGCAACCCTCGAAGGTGGCCTGCTCGGACTCGGCATTGCCTTGGAAGCCCGCGATCTGGAGACCTCCGGCCATACCCTGCGGGTGATGCAGTACAGCTTGCAACTGGGAGAGGCCCTCGGTCTGGATGCCGTGATGCTTACCGAACTCAAGCACGGTGCCAGTCTGCACGACCTCGGCAAACTCACCATCCCAGACGCCGTGCTCCTCAAACCGGGCCGCCTGGACGCCGCGGAATGGGCCCTGATGCAAACCCATGCGCACAACGGCTATGAGATCGCCTCTCGCATTCCAACGCTGCCCCGCCTGGCGCTGGACGTTATTCGGCACCATCACGAACGCTGGGACGGCACAGGGTATCCAGACCGCCTCGCTGGTACGGACATCCCCCTCCTGGCGCGAATTTTTGCCGTGTGCGACGTCTATGACGCCCTGACCAGCGAACGGCCCTACAAGCGTGCCTGGTCGCACCAGGCTGCGGTCGATGAGTTACGTGCCCAGAGAGGACGGCAATTTGACGCTGAAGTGGTGGACGCTTTTCTCGCTTTGTTTCCTGTGGTCTCGTCCCTTACGGGTTAA
- a CDS encoding transposase, which produces MVSGIVWVLRTGAPRRDVPERFGKWTTIHSRFRPWTAQGILQKVWAELQRQADLKGQLDWSMHFVGGTVVRAHQCVAGAGCWRAMTCDRQGFTGCHGKSHRFQECPNP; this is translated from the coding sequence ATTGTTAGCGGCATCGTGTGGGTTCTACGAACGGGTGCTCCAAGGCGAGACGTTCCTGAACGATTTGGTAAATGGACGACGATCCATAGCCGCTTCCGTCCGTGGACTGCTCAAGGCATTTTGCAGAAGGTGTGGGCTGAGCTTCAGCGGCAGGCTGACCTGAAAGGCCAGCTCGACTGGTCAATGCACTTCGTGGGCGGTACGGTGGTGCGTGCGCATCAATGCGTGGCTGGCGCGGGGTGCTGGAGGGCCATGACTTGCGACAGGCAGGGGTTCACTGGCTGTCACGGTAAATCTCATCGCTTTCAAGAATGTCCAAACCCATGA
- a CDS encoding transposase family protein: protein MRVERLSQRPRSFESFCGLSPSEFRELTTQLEPLWERAHRRSLLREGRQRRIGAGRQFKLDVPHRLLLTLVYLRHSLPMHLLGVLFEMDAVNVCRNIHALLPLLEQALPAPLRARTLNTQKTEGATSQRRLRTLEDVLEAFPDLADLIVNGTERPRGQPKRKKGDGAGKKAVGRPKDKKKFYSAKKGTHTLKTQITVTPEGHIVHLSATAPGRLHDMKLLKQSRLLPRLPRGSRLWGDQGYTGLEKLCPQHEVIVPRKRFKGGCLSVEDRELNRQISKVRIAVENALCRVKKFRVCREFYRNAPQRHGLFWGCVTGLVNLRHASRAPQFT, encoded by the coding sequence TTGCGCGTCGAGCGACTGAGCCAGCGGCCCCGTTCCTTTGAATCTTTCTGTGGGTTGAGCCCAAGTGAATTTCGGGAGCTGACGACCCAACTTGAACCCCTTTGGGAGAGAGCCCATCGCCGGTCCCTCCTGCGAGAGGGACGGCAACGCCGGATTGGAGCAGGGCGACAGTTCAAGCTCGATGTTCCTCACCGATTGCTGCTGACCCTGGTCTACCTCCGCCATTCCCTTCCGATGCATCTGTTGGGTGTGCTGTTCGAGATGGATGCCGTCAACGTCTGTCGCAACATTCATGCCCTCCTTCCCCTCCTGGAGCAGGCTTTGCCTGCTCCTCTCCGGGCACGGACGCTCAACACCCAGAAAACTGAGGGTGCGACATCCCAGCGTCGGCTGCGCACCCTCGAAGATGTTCTGGAAGCCTTCCCTGATCTTGCTGACCTGATTGTCAATGGGACAGAGCGGCCTCGAGGACAGCCGAAAAGAAAGAAGGGTGACGGGGCAGGGAAAAAGGCGGTGGGACGCCCGAAAGACAAGAAGAAGTTCTACAGCGCGAAGAAGGGCACGCACACCCTCAAGACCCAGATCACGGTGACTCCAGAAGGGCACATCGTCCATCTGAGCGCAACGGCTCCCGGTCGCCTCCACGATATGAAGCTTCTCAAGCAATCGAGGTTGTTGCCCCGGCTGCCCCGAGGCAGCCGTCTGTGGGGTGACCAAGGCTATACCGGACTGGAAAAGCTTTGTCCGCAGCACGAAGTCATCGTGCCCAGGAAGCGATTCAAAGGGGGCTGTCTTTCCGTGGAGGACCGGGAATTGAATCGGCAGATCTCCAAGGTCAGAATTGCGGTGGAGAACGCGCTGTGTCGGGTGAAGAAGTTCCGAGTCTGCCGCGAGTTCTACCGCAACGCTCCCCAGCGGCACGGCTTGTTCTGGGGATGCGTCACCGGTTTGGTCAATCTCCGCCACGCCTCACGGGCACCACAGTTCACCTAG